A genomic window from Quercus lobata isolate SW786 chromosome 10, ValleyOak3.0 Primary Assembly, whole genome shotgun sequence includes:
- the LOC115964915 gene encoding probable CCR4-associated factor 1 homolog 11, whose protein sequence is MVSIDIEFPGIVYRPVNVDKHELGKVPPIWNYQVIRDNVNSNIIQLGLALCDDKGSLPHFGTGCQYVWEFNFNNFDVYNDLQNPESIELLERQGIDFDKNLKEGIDSADFAALMLESGLLGDHSAFTWVTFHGAYDIAYLMKILIRQPLPYDLMGFMNPSL, encoded by the coding sequence ATGGTGTCAATCGACATAGAATTCCCTGGTATTGTGTACCGTCCCGTTAATGTCGACAAGCACGAACTCGGAAAAGTCCCTCCGATCTGGAACTACCAGGTAATCAGAGATAATGTGAACTCCAACATTATTCAGTTGGGTCTGGCTCTTTGTGATGACAAAGGCTCTCTTCCCCATTTTGGTACCGGATGTCAGTACGTATGGGAGTTCAACTTCAATAATTTTGACGTCTACAATGATCTCCAGAACCCAGAATCGATCGAGTTACTTGAGCGCCAAGGAATCGATTTTGACAAGAATTTGAAGGAGGGTATTGACTCTGCCGACTTTGCTGCATTGATGTTGGAATCTGGGTTGTTGGGCGATCACTCTGCTTTCACTTGGGTTACCTTTCATGGTGCCTATGACATTGCTTACTTGATGAAAATCTTGATTCGGCAACCACTGCCGTATGATCTGATGGGGTTTATGAACCCAtctctataa